A single Pedobacter sp. PACM 27299 DNA region contains:
- a CDS encoding RagB/SusD family nutrient uptake outer membrane protein: MKKILSNTLKICGLLLLVSFSSCKKFLEIVPKGVKIPTTLADYDAMIRDEYGNQRTNITQAVLLLNDKFETSANLNYYPLYSANYFWNEQADRIALNNSDESTYYNSYTGISTSNLLIEHVPAATEGSDADKAQLVAQAKVLRALNFYVLANYYADTYEESNAASKLAVPLILSADINAPYTQVTIKEIYAFMLKDIEEAIPNLRASIPTVLHPNLGAAYAFKARIYLTMGQYANALSAANEALKYNDKLYDWTQYYATYKSAIEEPDKYNNSPSPMGFDFVENYYFRHGNTNSSGRESALRTDRAPRFESGDARFASRWKLRTVAADTYFTSITIGFYNYGGLTTTEVYLIKAECQARLNNVPEAMNTLNAVRVKRIFAQNYAPLSASNTVDAVKLIQRTKANELINSITTFADARRLNKDPNYATTLTKTENDKSYSLSPGSHLWTMPFPQGAAKNPGNGTIQQNVTQ; this comes from the coding sequence ATGAAAAAGATATTATCAAATACACTAAAAATATGCGGTTTGCTACTATTAGTTAGTTTTAGCAGCTGTAAAAAGTTTCTGGAAATTGTGCCAAAGGGTGTCAAAATCCCAACCACACTGGCAGATTATGATGCCATGATCCGTGATGAATATGGAAATCAGCGGACGAATATTACCCAGGCGGTACTCTTATTGAATGATAAGTTTGAAACTTCCGCAAACCTGAATTATTATCCGCTGTATTCGGCGAATTATTTCTGGAATGAGCAGGCAGACCGGATCGCCCTGAACAATAGCGACGAATCCACTTATTACAATTCCTATACAGGAATCTCTACCAGTAATTTACTGATTGAGCATGTGCCAGCGGCAACTGAAGGTTCTGATGCAGACAAAGCGCAGCTGGTAGCCCAGGCAAAAGTATTAAGGGCATTAAACTTTTACGTACTGGCCAACTATTATGCAGACACTTACGAAGAATCCAATGCGGCCAGTAAATTAGCCGTCCCACTGATTCTAAGTGCAGACATTAATGCGCCCTATACACAGGTGACTATTAAAGAGATTTATGCTTTTATGCTGAAAGATATCGAGGAAGCCATTCCAAATCTTCGTGCCAGCATCCCCACAGTTCTACATCCAAATTTAGGTGCTGCTTATGCATTTAAAGCACGGATATACCTGACGATGGGTCAATATGCCAATGCCCTAAGCGCTGCAAATGAAGCCTTGAAGTATAATGATAAATTGTACGATTGGACACAGTATTATGCGACTTACAAAAGTGCGATTGAAGAGCCGGATAAATACAACAATTCACCATCACCAATGGGTTTTGATTTCGTAGAGAACTATTATTTTCGTCATGGCAACACCAATAGCTCAGGACGCGAATCTGCGTTGAGAACCGATCGTGCACCCAGATTTGAAAGCGGTGATGCCAGGTTTGCTTCCCGCTGGAAGCTGAGAACTGTAGCTGCGGACACCTATTTCACCAGTATCACCATTGGTTTTTACAACTATGGAGGACTGACGACTACTGAGGTTTACCTGATTAAAGCGGAATGCCAGGCACGCCTGAACAATGTTCCGGAAGCGATGAATACGCTGAATGCAGTGCGTGTGAAAAGGATTTTTGCGCAAAACTATGCTCCCCTATCTGCCTCAAATACCGTAGATGCCGTGAAGCTGATCCAACGTACAAAGGCGAATGAGCTGATCAACAGCATTACCACTTTCGCTGATGCACGCCGTTTAAATAAAGATCCGAACTACGCAACCACCTTAACGAAAACAGAAAACGACAAGTCTTACTCGCTTTCTCCTGGTTCGCATTTGTGGACGATGCCTTTCCCACAGGGGGCGGCTAAAAACCCAGGCAATGGTACCATTCAACAAAATGTAACTCAATAA
- a CDS encoding HAD-IA family hydrolase, with protein MKKNKIAMVVFDMAGTTVNEDNLVYKTLRNAINNAGFEFSLDEVLAQGAGKEKRQAIRSVLSTYGRITDEALTTKIYEEFIISLTDAYAKEEILPQPNAIKVFSALKERNILAVLNTGYDRPTASSIIEKLGWKEGVDFDALVTASDVPGNRPDPDMIDFAMKRFDITDPGSVVKIGDSIIDIEEGQNAGCGLSIGITTGAHTAAQLQTAQPDQIIHNLIELLPLID; from the coding sequence ATGAAAAAGAATAAAATAGCAATGGTAGTTTTCGATATGGCGGGAACTACAGTGAATGAAGATAACCTAGTTTATAAGACGCTCAGAAATGCCATTAACAATGCCGGTTTCGAATTTAGTTTGGATGAAGTACTGGCTCAGGGAGCCGGTAAAGAAAAAAGACAAGCCATCCGCTCTGTACTTTCTACTTATGGCAGAATCACAGACGAAGCGCTGACCACAAAGATTTACGAAGAATTTATCATCAGCCTGACCGATGCTTACGCGAAAGAAGAAATATTGCCTCAGCCCAATGCCATCAAAGTATTTTCGGCATTAAAGGAGAGGAATATTCTGGCTGTGCTCAATACAGGATACGACAGGCCTACTGCAAGCTCCATCATCGAGAAATTGGGATGGAAAGAAGGAGTAGATTTTGATGCCTTAGTGACGGCTTCAGACGTGCCTGGTAACAGACCTGACCCGGATATGATTGATTTCGCAATGAAACGATTCGATATTACGGATCCGGGAAGTGTAGTTAAAATTGGAGATTCAATAATTGATATAGAAGAGGGACAGAATGCAGGCTGCGGATTGAGTATCGGCATCACCACGGGTGCACATACTGCTGCCCAGCTGCAAACCGCTCAGCCTGATCAGATCATCCACAACCTAATAGAACTATTGCCATTAATTGATTAA
- a CDS encoding FecR family protein: MENNLIPFDPDSDKVLEKLEADQAAGLELNAEQENLLKELQGIRAEAGAALKAYHVFDTDRKWAEFKQQIAAEDTVQEKNHQPISLWLRISAAAAAIFIIAGIGLVFQKTSQQPQQSANVFLNDIPAGKQSATLTLDNGQKIVLSGAGNGQVTKESGIVISKSADGQLQYRVGAQDVEASSKIHTLSTGNGETYRLQLPDHTEIWLNSASSIKFPASFDGLKDRKVELKGEAYFEIAQDKEHPFIVKTAQQEVQVLGTHFNINSDSDQQNTRTTLLEGSLRITNNVKKEQLIKPGEQSFVNEGTEILVSPADLKSTMAWKNGYFRFNGARIDEVMLKISRWYDLEVSYQGPITKERFSGNISRNKNISEVLNMLSYSKAVKFKVEGRRLTVMQ, translated from the coding sequence ATGGAGAATAACCTCATACCTTTTGATCCGGATTCGGATAAAGTTCTGGAAAAACTGGAAGCAGATCAAGCTGCCGGTCTGGAACTGAATGCTGAACAAGAAAACCTGCTGAAAGAACTTCAAGGAATCAGAGCGGAGGCTGGGGCAGCTTTAAAAGCCTATCATGTTTTCGATACGGATCGTAAATGGGCGGAGTTCAAACAGCAAATCGCAGCTGAGGATACTGTTCAGGAAAAAAACCATCAGCCGATCAGTTTATGGCTCAGGATCTCTGCTGCTGCTGCGGCCATATTTATCATTGCAGGTATAGGATTAGTTTTCCAGAAAACCAGTCAGCAGCCTCAGCAGTCGGCTAATGTTTTTCTAAATGACATTCCAGCTGGAAAACAATCGGCAACGTTAACCCTGGACAACGGTCAGAAAATTGTGTTATCAGGGGCAGGTAACGGACAAGTCACTAAGGAATCAGGCATTGTGATCAGTAAATCAGCAGATGGACAGCTGCAATACCGCGTAGGCGCTCAGGATGTTGAGGCTTCCAGTAAAATACATACTTTATCAACTGGCAATGGAGAAACCTATAGGCTGCAATTACCAGACCATACCGAAATATGGTTGAATTCGGCTTCCAGCATAAAGTTCCCAGCGTCTTTTGACGGTCTGAAAGACCGTAAAGTAGAACTAAAAGGAGAAGCATATTTTGAGATTGCACAAGATAAGGAACATCCTTTTATCGTAAAAACAGCGCAGCAGGAAGTTCAGGTTTTAGGGACACATTTCAATATCAACAGCGATTCTGATCAACAAAACACCAGAACGACCTTATTGGAGGGCAGTCTCCGAATTACCAATAATGTTAAAAAAGAACAGCTGATCAAGCCGGGCGAACAGTCCTTCGTCAATGAGGGTACTGAGATCCTTGTTTCACCGGCCGACCTCAAATCTACAATGGCCTGGAAAAACGGATACTTCCGCTTTAATGGAGCAAGGATCGATGAGGTCATGTTGAAAATCAGCCGCTGGTATGACCTGGAGGTTTCCTATCAGGGGCCGATAACTAAAGAAAGATTCAGTGGGAACATCTCCCGAAATAAAAATATCAGCGAGGTACTCAATATGCTGAGCTATTCTAAAGCAGTTAAATTTAAGGTTGAAGGAAGGAGGCTGACGGTTATGCAATAA
- a CDS encoding sigma-70 family RNA polymerase sigma factor, which yields MIAMDYVHDQFIAEDLVQEFFINYWQRKDLVKFSSSFEAYARRAVKYKSIDYLRKIATAQKRNTMLAISEAQLAIADDTEDQDLQQQRYIKIIEMIQSLPEERRKVFMLHAMDKLSHAQIAEKQSISINTVKTQLRRAYAALRTKTLGLLIGIL from the coding sequence ATGATTGCTATGGACTACGTTCATGATCAGTTTATTGCAGAAGATCTGGTTCAGGAGTTTTTCATCAACTACTGGCAACGAAAGGATCTGGTCAAGTTCAGCAGCAGTTTTGAAGCTTATGCAAGGAGGGCGGTAAAATATAAGAGTATTGACTACCTCCGGAAAATCGCTACAGCTCAGAAGCGCAATACAATGCTCGCAATTTCCGAAGCACAACTGGCGATCGCAGACGATACAGAAGACCAGGATCTTCAGCAGCAGCGCTATATCAAGATCATAGAGATGATTCAGTCTTTGCCAGAGGAACGCAGAAAGGTTTTTATGCTCCATGCCATGGATAAACTCAGTCATGCGCAGATCGCTGAAAAACAAAGCATCTCTATCAATACCGTAAAAACTCAGCTGCGCAGGGCTTATGCTGCCTTAAGGACCAAAACACTTGGGCTGCTAATTGGAATACTGTAA
- a CDS encoding Na+/H+ antiporter: protein MLDNFPFYLSLIVAIVLLIMLANKIKVAYPVLLVVAGLLISFIPEVPTIHIDPELIFFIFLPPLLYEAAWGISWKELWRWRRIITSFAFVVVFLTAISVAFVANHFIPGFSLVLGFLLGGIVSPPDAVSAGAILKFVKVPKRMSSILEGESLLNDASSLIIFRFALIAVATGQFVWYEAALSFSWMLIGGVGIGLLVGWIFMKAHKYLPTDTNMDIVLTIVTPYIMYLAAEEVHSSGVLAVVSGGLLLSNKRHLFLSSTSRLQGVNFWESLCFVLNGLVFMLIGLDLPEITAGLEGVSTSSAIGYGVLITGVLIVGRILSAYGAVLVTLVARNFITVADTRSPGYKVPFILGWTGMRGVVSLAAALSIPLHLPDGTPFPQRNLILFITFVVILLTLLLQGLTLPYLIRKIQIPNMDESLSEEEAYHQIRKQLASHALAHLNTHYKEQLNHQPVLQQMAKKWEQNVTVRDGELMVEECKVIYIDILNQQRDFLHQKNNEEVTLNEEVIRKHLRFLDMEEEKLNFL from the coding sequence ATGCTGGATAACTTCCCTTTTTACCTGAGTTTAATTGTGGCCATTGTATTGCTGATCATGCTGGCCAACAAAATAAAAGTTGCCTATCCGGTATTACTGGTGGTGGCAGGATTACTCATCAGCTTTATTCCTGAGGTCCCTACCATCCACATTGACCCGGAATTGATTTTCTTTATCTTCCTACCTCCGCTGCTTTATGAGGCAGCCTGGGGAATTTCCTGGAAAGAGCTCTGGCGCTGGCGGCGCATCATTACCAGTTTCGCCTTTGTGGTGGTTTTCCTGACTGCAATATCAGTAGCGTTTGTGGCCAATCATTTTATCCCTGGTTTTTCATTGGTACTGGGCTTTTTACTGGGTGGCATTGTATCTCCGCCAGATGCGGTCAGTGCGGGCGCGATATTGAAATTTGTGAAAGTCCCCAAAAGGATGTCCTCCATATTAGAAGGAGAAAGCCTGTTGAACGATGCGTCCTCCCTGATTATTTTTCGTTTTGCTTTGATTGCAGTAGCCACCGGTCAGTTTGTCTGGTATGAAGCTGCGCTGAGTTTTAGCTGGATGTTAATTGGTGGTGTAGGCATTGGATTACTGGTGGGCTGGATTTTCATGAAAGCCCATAAATATCTCCCTACGGATACCAATATGGATATTGTATTGACGATAGTAACGCCATACATCATGTACCTTGCTGCGGAAGAGGTACACAGTTCAGGGGTATTGGCGGTGGTGAGTGGCGGCCTCCTCTTGTCGAACAAGCGGCATTTATTTCTTAGTAGCACCTCGCGTTTGCAGGGTGTGAATTTCTGGGAAAGTCTCTGTTTTGTGTTGAATGGCTTAGTATTTATGCTGATAGGTTTAGACTTACCTGAGATTACTGCAGGGCTTGAGGGTGTGAGTACCTCATCGGCAATCGGTTATGGGGTATTAATTACAGGGGTATTGATCGTAGGACGAATTTTATCGGCCTATGGTGCGGTATTGGTGACTTTAGTTGCCCGTAACTTTATTACGGTAGCTGATACCAGAAGTCCGGGCTATAAAGTTCCTTTTATATTGGGCTGGACGGGCATGCGCGGTGTAGTTTCTCTGGCAGCGGCATTATCTATTCCTTTACATCTGCCTGACGGTACACCATTCCCGCAAAGAAACCTGATCCTTTTCATCACCTTTGTGGTGATCCTTTTGACTTTACTGCTCCAGGGTTTAACCCTGCCCTATCTGATCCGGAAAATACAAATCCCCAATATGGACGAGAGTTTATCGGAGGAGGAAGCCTATCATCAGATCAGGAAGCAATTGGCGAGTCATGCTTTGGCGCACCTCAATACGCATTACAAGGAACAGCTGAATCATCAGCCTGTGCTGCAGCAAATGGCAAAAAAATGGGAGCAAAATGTGACTGTAAGAGATGGTGAGCTGATGGTGGAAGAATGCAAAGTCATTTACATTGACATTTTAAATCAACAAAGAGATTTTCTGCATCAGAAAAACAACGAGGAAGTAACGCTTAATGAAGAGGTCATTAGAAAACATTTAAGGTTTTTGGACATGGAGGAAGAAAAGTTGAATTTTCTGTAA
- a CDS encoding SusC/RagA family TonB-linked outer membrane protein, producing MKLTTFLLFAFIMQVSAGTYAQKITLSVKNEELFNVFDKISDQSGYDFIVIYSLLKDAHKVNINVKDAPLKEVLDQIFKDQPLEFSINNKTVLIKKKESSFIDQLIQRFQEIEVRGKVLDEHNLPLPGATVKVKGTKKQVLTNSEGAFSLSRIDENAVLVISFLGYQNKEVAAQENMGSINLTEQTGQLEEVTVSTGYQTLPKERVTGAFSSVPAKQLEQQRLSSLGSLLEGRVAGYNNGLIRGTTSMKGVTSPLYVIDGFPVENTKYNTTGSITENVPGLNLEDIESITVLKDAAAASIYGARAANGVIVIVTKKPKKGKPQISASSTFTLSSGALYTDNLTNSADIIDLEREWERNNPKLKAANSAAYAANVLTNMGYQSQGIKAILAKYAGTLTQSQLEDKLNQLASSGYQYYDDVEKYSKRDPFYQQYNVNVGSASESNSFYSSLTYRNNKSADKYTKDESLGLNINNITKINKWLTLELSNYLSYNGGKQQNYNTLSPQYTFLPYDRLKNTDGSNFISTGASRLSANTLSLINSNGLYNVDINPLDEQSKNLGQLKSFNNRSFVKLNAEITPWLSYRSTFQYEFSSDRFNRLYDKSTYYVRNMVNSFATKVANGPVTFNLPYGNINYDQDQFTSSYNFRQQFNIDKTFGDKHNLTAIVGTEIRNAKLEFEDQYLYNYDPNVLTFDLINAKSLGLLQGPILGGGNFSSSNIASQRENVNRFVSIYANAGYAYDSKYLLTGSLRWDRSNLWGTNSKYQNKPLWSVGAGWNIYKESFFNVDWVDLLKLRVSHGIAGNISKDAAPYMTAYYNNNNNVGGLQGTIGTRPNPLLSWEKTTTNNLGLDFAVFKNRISGSLDYYNKQGKDLLASTMGVPTEGFGYSTYAINNGEMTNKGIELSISGDVIRSKDLTWNASILYAHNKNKVTYVNVEAPVYYLQLDYPQAYPRIGNPYNAIYSYRWAGLSADGLPQVYNEKGEKVLNSPGTLGSIVYSGSTVPTYSGAFNNLFEYKNFSLSFLLTFEGGHKMRNTFLPVLGSAYNAALGGYVTQITAVNKDITDRWKTPGDENRTAIPRLVFGEDPAYNSQSAEIYQKADINVIDASNIRLRNVSLSYRLPKALVKKAYMENVRFQFNVENAFTIAKSKAAKYLLNGYRPANFVWGVYVNF from the coding sequence ATGAAGCTAACCACTTTTCTCTTATTTGCATTTATCATGCAAGTCAGTGCCGGAACCTATGCCCAGAAAATCACTTTATCTGTGAAAAATGAGGAACTGTTCAATGTTTTTGATAAAATCAGTGATCAGAGCGGCTATGATTTTATTGTCATTTATTCCCTGCTGAAAGATGCGCACAAAGTAAACATCAATGTAAAAGATGCCCCATTAAAAGAGGTACTGGATCAGATCTTTAAAGACCAGCCATTGGAATTCAGCATCAACAACAAGACCGTATTGATCAAGAAAAAGGAAAGCAGTTTTATTGATCAGCTGATCCAGCGTTTTCAGGAAATTGAGGTGAGAGGAAAAGTGCTGGATGAGCATAACCTTCCCCTTCCGGGAGCAACGGTAAAGGTTAAAGGAACAAAAAAGCAGGTGCTGACGAATTCAGAGGGCGCATTTAGCCTGAGTCGTATTGATGAGAATGCGGTCCTTGTCATTTCATTTCTGGGTTATCAGAATAAGGAAGTCGCCGCTCAGGAAAATATGGGCAGTATCAATTTGACGGAGCAAACCGGGCAGCTGGAAGAAGTGACCGTTTCTACAGGATACCAGACTTTACCAAAAGAACGCGTGACGGGTGCATTTTCCAGCGTACCTGCAAAGCAGCTTGAGCAGCAAAGACTCAGCAGTCTGGGCTCTTTACTTGAAGGCAGGGTTGCAGGATATAACAATGGCCTGATCAGAGGGACAACCTCTATGAAAGGTGTCACCAGTCCGTTATATGTAATCGATGGTTTTCCAGTAGAAAACACAAAATACAATACTACAGGATCAATTACGGAGAATGTACCGGGTCTGAATCTGGAAGATATTGAATCGATCACCGTCCTGAAAGACGCTGCGGCGGCCTCTATTTACGGCGCAAGAGCGGCAAATGGGGTGATTGTGATTGTGACAAAAAAGCCTAAAAAAGGCAAACCTCAGATCTCTGCCTCCAGCACATTTACACTTTCCTCAGGCGCTTTATATACCGACAACCTGACTAATTCGGCAGATATTATTGATCTGGAAAGAGAATGGGAAAGAAACAATCCAAAGTTAAAAGCTGCAAATTCGGCTGCTTATGCAGCGAATGTATTGACAAATATGGGCTATCAAAGCCAGGGCATTAAAGCTATTCTTGCAAAATATGCAGGAACATTGACGCAGTCGCAATTGGAGGACAAGTTAAATCAGCTGGCTTCTTCCGGTTATCAATACTATGATGATGTAGAAAAATACAGCAAACGTGATCCTTTCTATCAGCAATACAATGTCAATGTTGGCAGTGCTTCTGAAAGCAACTCCTTTTATTCGTCATTGACCTACCGTAATAATAAGTCGGCAGACAAATATACGAAAGATGAAAGCCTGGGTTTAAACATTAACAACATCACAAAAATCAATAAATGGCTGACCTTGGAACTCAGCAATTACCTTTCTTATAACGGCGGGAAACAGCAGAATTACAACACCTTATCACCACAATACACTTTCCTGCCTTATGACCGTCTGAAAAATACCGATGGCAGCAATTTTATTTCTACAGGGGCTTCCAGACTGAGTGCGAATACCTTATCGCTGATCAATAGCAACGGCCTCTACAATGTGGACATTAACCCATTGGATGAGCAAAGCAAAAACCTTGGGCAATTGAAAAGTTTCAACAACAGGTCCTTCGTTAAATTAAATGCGGAGATCACGCCATGGCTGTCTTACCGTTCTACTTTTCAATACGAGTTTAGTTCAGATCGTTTCAATAGGCTGTACGACAAAAGCACTTACTATGTAAGAAATATGGTCAACAGCTTTGCGACGAAGGTTGCCAATGGGCCGGTTACTTTTAACCTGCCGTATGGAAACATCAATTACGATCAGGATCAGTTCACTTCTTCTTATAATTTCCGTCAGCAATTCAATATCGACAAAACCTTTGGAGATAAACATAACCTGACGGCCATCGTGGGTACAGAAATCAGAAATGCCAAGCTGGAATTCGAAGATCAATACCTATATAATTACGATCCGAATGTATTGACCTTTGACCTCATCAATGCCAAATCCTTAGGACTCTTACAGGGGCCGATTCTGGGTGGTGGAAATTTTTCGAGTAGTAACATAGCCAGTCAGCGGGAAAATGTTAACAGATTCGTCTCTATTTATGCGAATGCGGGTTATGCGTACGACAGTAAATACCTGCTTACCGGAAGTTTGCGCTGGGACCGTTCTAACTTATGGGGGACCAATTCAAAATATCAGAATAAACCACTATGGTCTGTCGGTGCCGGATGGAATATTTACAAAGAGTCTTTCTTTAATGTGGATTGGGTAGACCTGTTAAAATTAAGGGTGTCGCATGGTATTGCCGGAAATATTTCCAAAGATGCAGCGCCCTACATGACTGCCTATTACAACAACAATAACAATGTAGGTGGTTTACAAGGTACCATAGGTACCCGTCCAAATCCCCTATTGTCCTGGGAAAAAACCACCACTAACAACCTGGGCTTAGATTTTGCTGTTTTCAAAAACCGCATCAGTGGTTCCCTGGACTATTATAACAAACAAGGGAAAGACCTATTGGCAAGCACCATGGGGGTACCAACTGAGGGATTCGGCTATTCCACCTATGCGATTAACAATGGTGAAATGACCAATAAAGGGATTGAATTGTCGATCTCTGGTGATGTGATCCGCAGCAAAGACCTGACCTGGAATGCCAGTATTTTGTATGCGCATAACAAAAACAAAGTCACCTATGTGAATGTCGAGGCACCGGTATATTACCTGCAATTGGATTACCCACAAGCCTATCCACGCATCGGAAATCCTTACAATGCGATTTATAGTTACCGTTGGGCAGGCCTGAGTGCCGATGGGTTACCGCAAGTGTATAACGAAAAAGGAGAGAAAGTATTGAATTCCCCAGGTACCCTGGGTTCTATTGTGTACAGCGGTTCCACTGTTCCTACTTATAGCGGTGCATTTAATAACCTTTTTGAGTATAAAAACTTCTCTCTTTCCTTCCTGTTAACTTTTGAAGGCGGACATAAAATGAGGAATACCTTCCTTCCGGTATTGGGAAGTGCTTACAATGCTGCGCTTGGAGGTTATGTGACTCAGATTACTGCGGTCAATAAGGACATTACTGACCGGTGGAAGACTCCTGGTGATGAGAACAGAACAGCTATTCCGAGACTGGTTTTTGGAGAAGATCCTGCCTACAATAGTCAGAGTGCAGAGATTTATCAAAAAGCAGACATCAATGTGATTGATGCTTCAAACATCCGCCTGAGAAACGTCTCCCTCTCCTACCGCTTACCGAAAGCGCTGGTTAAAAAGGCATATATGGAAAATGTAAGGTTCCAGTTTAATGTGGAGAATGCGTTCACCATAGCGAAAAGCAAAGCAGCAAAGTATTTACTGAATGGATACCGCCCGGCAAATTTTGTATGGGGTGTTTATGTTAATTTTTAG
- a CDS encoding TlpA disulfide reductase family protein → MKNNIKSLHILPLSALLLFSGLQSFAQNGKYLLKGNLTHLTGKVYLGHEVNGSPVKVDSTTLVNGEFVFKGAVKSPEFYSLTHKNLKYPIQFILENSAITVTKPADSLAMAEVKGSAAQDVYMGFYKVPWKEITAKAGQIYGKIDKAEAAAKAAGVKVDSLTRASFDQEFVALDAQNKNAVKEYIGEHPSSAGAAAIIYDRFIAYPNFPVATELFAGLTKEAQQSTIGAAITKAIAIDAKTANGKPAPAFSMADKDGKIVHLSDFKGKYVLIDFWASWCGPCRKENPNVVAAYKKYHDKGFEIIGISLDSNKEAWLKAVDKDGLTWTHVSDLKGWQCAAATTYGVKAVPASFLIDPNGKVVGKDLRGEELNKTLADLFK, encoded by the coding sequence ATGAAAAATAACATAAAATCACTCCATATACTACCCCTTTCGGCACTCCTATTATTTTCAGGCCTGCAAAGTTTTGCTCAAAATGGCAAGTACCTTTTAAAAGGAAATCTTACTCATTTAACGGGCAAGGTTTACCTTGGACATGAAGTAAATGGCAGCCCGGTAAAAGTAGATTCTACGACACTGGTTAACGGGGAATTTGTATTTAAAGGAGCGGTTAAATCTCCTGAATTTTACAGTCTGACGCATAAAAACCTGAAATATCCTATTCAATTTATTTTGGAGAATTCGGCGATTACAGTGACAAAACCGGCCGACAGTCTGGCTATGGCTGAAGTAAAAGGCTCAGCGGCACAGGATGTCTATATGGGTTTCTACAAAGTACCATGGAAAGAAATCACCGCAAAAGCAGGTCAGATTTACGGTAAAATTGACAAGGCTGAAGCTGCTGCAAAAGCTGCAGGAGTTAAAGTAGATTCATTGACACGTGCGAGTTTTGATCAGGAATTCGTAGCCCTGGACGCACAGAACAAGAATGCAGTGAAGGAATACATCGGTGAACACCCTTCCTCGGCAGGTGCTGCAGCAATTATTTATGACCGTTTTATTGCCTATCCGAATTTCCCTGTGGCTACTGAGTTATTTGCTGGTTTGACTAAAGAAGCCCAGCAATCTACGATTGGTGCTGCTATTACGAAAGCAATAGCAATTGATGCAAAAACGGCTAATGGTAAACCTGCTCCTGCATTCAGCATGGCCGATAAAGATGGCAAGATCGTTCATCTCTCAGATTTTAAAGGTAAATATGTGCTGATTGACTTCTGGGCAAGCTGGTGCGGTCCTTGTCGGAAAGAGAATCCGAACGTGGTTGCTGCTTATAAAAAGTACCATGATAAAGGCTTTGAAATTATTGGCATCTCTCTGGATTCTAATAAGGAAGCATGGCTTAAAGCAGTTGATAAAGACGGATTAACCTGGACGCACGTTTCTGATTTGAAAGGATGGCAATGCGCTGCAGCAACTACTTATGGTGTAAAAGCAGTGCCTGCAAGTTTCCTGATTGATCCAAATGGCAAGGTGGTAGGAAAAGATTTAAGAGGAGAAGAACTGAATAAGACTTTAGCTGATTTGTTTAAGTAA